CGAAGCAGCCGAGGCCGCCGGTGACCACGGTAAGCCCAAGCGCCGCAGTCACCGCCGCGGTGGCCAACATGCCGATGGCGACGTTGGCGGCCACTTCCAGCACACCGCCGACGATGTCGGCCATCATCGAGGTGTGCATCAGCGCATCGCCCTGGCGGGCGGCCCAAAGAGCGTCAGACATGCAAGGTGCTCATCAGGCCAGGGTGTCGAAGTTCAGTGATTGCTTGATCGCTGCCCAGTGCGCAGCCTCGGCATCACCCAGCGGTTGGGCTTTGACGTAACTCAGGGCGAACATCTTGCGCGTGCCGGGCAGTACCAGGGCCAGTTGGTACTGGAAGACCTTTTCGTTACCCTTGCTGAACTGGCTGCGCAGCTCGATGCCTTCCTCCGTCTGCTCGGCGCCCAAGCGCACGGCCTGGCGCGGCTGGAAGCGCAGGTCCTTGACCTGTTGTTGCAGGCGCTCGAGCTGGCCGTCGAAGTTGCTTTGCAGGGTTTCGCCGTCGGCCAGCAAGCTGCGGCTGATGATCAGCGAGGTGCCGAGCTTGGCAAAGCGCAGGATGTTGATGCTGGTGTCCTGCATTTCGGCATCGGGCAGGGCGAGCTGGAATTCGTTGAGGCGATAAGTCATGACGCACAAATCTCTTTATTGGCTGGCTTTGGGCTTGGGGAAGATCGCTTCCACGGCGCCATCGATGGTGCCTTTGACGCCTTGCCCGTCCGCAGTGGCGCCGGGGGCGCCGCCGATGTTCAGGTCCAGGGTGCCGCCGGTGTTGAACTGGGCATTGCCTTGGGCGTTGAAGTTGAACTGCACGCCGGTGAGGTTGATCTGGCCGCTGGCGTTGAGTTCGAGCACGCTCTTGCCGCACACCAGGCGCAGGTTTTCGCCAACCTCGATCAGGTAGCTGCGGCTGATGCTGTCGGTCTTGGTCGAGCCCACCAGCAAAATGTCATCGCGCTTGACCGCGCGAATGCGGTCTTCGCCGATGGTCGCCACTTCGCTGAAGTCCACCACCTTGTTGCGGTTGTGGCCCACCCAGTGGCTCTCGTCGTTCTCGACTTCGATGTCCTGGTTGCGCTCGGCGTGGATGTACAGCTGTTCGGCGCCCTTCTTGTCCTCCATGCGGATTTCGTTGAAGTTCGCCGGCGTGCCGCCTTTGCTCGAACGGCTTTTCATCCCGCTCTGGGTCGCATTGGCCGGCAGGTCGTAGGGCACCGTCTGCTCGGCGTTGTAGACCCGGCCGGTGATGATCGGCCGGTCGGGGTCGCCTTCAAGAAAGCTGACGATCACTTCCTGACCGATCCGCGGGATCTGCATCGAACCCCAGTTCTTGCCGGCCCAGGCCTGGGACACGCGAATCCAGCACGAGCTGTTCTCGTTGGACTGGTCATGGCGGTCCCAGTAGAAGTGCACCTTGACCCGGCCATACTGGTCGGTCCAGATCTCTTCCCCGGCCGGGCCAACCACGATGGCGGTCTGCGGGCCCTTGACCTGCGGGCGCAGGGTGCTGGCCAGGGGGCGGAAGCTCTGCTGCGCATCGATGCAGCTGAGGTTGCTTTCGAACTGTGCATTGCCGCCGCCGGCGCCGGTTTCCAGGCGCTCCTGGACGATGTAATAGCGGGCACCGACGATCAGGTATTCGCGATTCTGGTCCTGGCGGCTGAAGCCGCTCATGCTGAACAGGTTGCCTGCCGCCAGGCCGCGGGCATTGCCGCGCAGTTCGATGCGTTCATGCAGGCTTTGCAGCGCTTCGATACGGGTACGGGCGTAATGCTCGCCGTCCTCACTCTGCACATAGGTGCCGGGGTAGTCGTACAGCGGGTAGTCGCCGGCGCTGTGCGGGCGCGGCATTTGCGAGCGCACGTCGATGCGCGCGCTGGGGCGCTGGAAGTCGTAGTCGTTAAGCTCCAGCGAGCCGGACTGCACCTCCTGGGCCAGGTGCCAGTCGTTGAGGTGGTCACGCTCGCGGTGCTGACCATCAGGTGGAAAGTACGGCACCGACTCGTAGCCCGGCACCACCTGGTGGGCGCCATAGGCATCGGCCAGCACCAGCACGTGGCGGTCCTTTTCGTGGCGGAAGTAGTAGTAGATACCTTCCTGTTCCATCAAGCGGCTGACGAAGTCGAAGCTGGTCTCGCGGTACTGCACGCAGTACTCCCACTCGCGATAGGGGCGGCTCAAGCTGTCTTCGAAGTCGGAAAACCCCAGGTCGCGAAATACCTGCTTGATGATCTGCGGGATGCTCTGGTTCTGGAAAATGCGGCAATCGGAGGTCTTGCTCAGCAGCCACAGCCAAGGCCGCAGGGTTACGCGGTAACTGGCGAACTGGCCGCGGTCGATGCTCTGGCTGCAGCGCGAAACAATGCCGTGAAAATACCGCGAGCGGCCCAGCTCCAGTTGCAGGCTGAGGCTCATGGGCTTGCCGAGCAACTGGTTGAGGTCGATGGCCGAGTTGTCCGAGGTCAGTTGCAACTCGTAGTCGAACAGCCGCCCCAGCTCTTCGCCGCCGCCCATTTCCGCCAGGATCAGCGCATCCGGGCCCAGCGGGCTGTTGATCTGCGCCAGTCGGGTGAATTGCTTGAATAGCATCGCTTATCTCGTCAAACGCGCCATCACGGCGCGTCGCTGAAGTGGTAGTGCAGGTCGTTGTCGCGGCGGCTGATGCGCACCCCGGCCAGGGCCTTGCCTTCGAGCATGCGGGTGAGGAACTCGCGGCTCATGTCCGGCAGCAGGCTGTTGGTCAGGATCGCGTCGATCATCCGCCCGCCGCTCTCGGTCTCGCTGCAGCGCGAAACGATCAAGTCGACCACTTCGTCGTCGTAGTCGAAGGCCACTTTGTGGGTGCCTTGCACGCGCTTGCGGATGCGCTCGAGCTGCAGGCGGGTGATGGCCTTGAGCATCTCGTCGCTGAGCGGGTAGTAGGGGATGGTCACCAGGCGGCCGAGCAGCGCCGGCGGGAAGATTTCCAGCAGCGGTTGGCGCAGGGCGCTGGCGATGGCCTCGGGTTCAGGGGTGTTCTGCGGGTCTTTGCACACCCGGGAAATCAGCTCGGTACCGGCGTTGGTGGTGAGCAGGATCAAGGTGTTCTTGAAGTCGATCACCCGGCCTTCGCCGTCTTCCATCACGCCCTTGTCGAACACCTGGAAGAAAATTTCGTGCACGTCCGGGTGGGCTTTTTCCACCTCGTCGAGCAGCACCACGCTGTAGGGCTTGCGCCGCACCGCTTCGGTCAGCACGCCGCCTTCGCCATAACCGACATAGCCGGGCGGGGCGCCCTTGAGGGTCGAGACGGTATGGGCTTCCTGGAACTCGCTCATGTTGATGGTGATGACGTTCTGCTCACCGCCGTACATGGCTTCGGCCAGGGCCAGGGCGGTTTCGGTCTTGCCTACCCCGGAGGTGCCGGCGAGCATGAACACGCCGATTGGTTTGTTGGGGTTGTCGAGGCCGGCGCGGGAGGTCTGGATACGCTTGGCGATCATCTGCAGCGCATGGTCCTGGCCAATGATGCGCTTGGCCAGGTGCTGGTCGAGCTTGAGCACGGTCTCGAGCTCGTTGCGGGCCATGCGTCCGACCGGGATGCCGGTCCAGTCGGCAACCACCGAGGCCACCGCCTGATAGTCGACGGTTGGCAGGATCAGCGGGGTTTCACCTTGCAGGGCGCTCAGGCGCTGCTGCAGCTCGATGAGTTTTTCGCGCAGCTCATGGCTCTGTTCGCTGCCGGTGTCGCGGTCGACCACCCCAACGTTTTCGCGCAGCTGCGCGCGGGTGGCCAGCAGCTCGTCGACCAGGGCCTTCTCTTCGGCCCAACGGCTTTCCAGTTCGGCCAGGCGCTCGCGCTCGGTAGCCAGCAAGGTTTCAGACTGTTGCTGGCGGTTGCCGATGGCGATACCGATGGCCTGCTCGCGGGCGATGATCTGCAGCTCGGTTTGCAGTGCCTCGATGCGTCGACGGCTGTCGTCGACCTCGGCCGGTACCGCATGCAGGCTGATGGCGACACGGGCGCAGGCGGTGTCGAGCAGGCTGACGGACTTGTCTGGCAACTGGCGCGCCGGGATGTAGCGGTGGGAGAGCTTGACCGAGGCTTCCAGGGCTTCATCGAGGATCTGCACCTGATGGTGCTGCTCCATGGTCGAGGCCACGCCGCGCATCATCAGCAGTGCCTTGTCTTCGCTCGGCTCGGCGACCTGCACCACCTGAAAACGCCGGGTCAGGGCCGGGTCTTTCTCGATGTGCTTCTTGTACTCGGCCCAGGTGGTGGCGGCCACGGTGCGCAAGCTGCCACGGGCCAGCGCGGGCTTGAGCAGGTTGGCAGCATCGCCGGTGCCGGCGGCACCACCGGCACCGACCAGGGTGTGGGCTTCGTCGATGAACAGGATGATCGGTCTGGGCGAGGCCTGCACGTCCTCGATGACCTGGCGCAGGCGCTGTTCGAACTCGCCTTTCATGCTCGCCCCGGCCTGTAGCAGGCCGACATCCAGGCTGCGCAATTCGACGTCCTTGAGCGATGGCGGAACATCGCCGGCAACGATGCGCAGGGCAAAGCCTTCAACCACCGCGGTTTTGCCCACCCCGGCTTCACCGGTGAGGATCGGGTTGTTCTGCCGGCGACGCATGAGGATATCCACCAGTTGGCGAATCTCTTCGTCGCGACCAACGATCGGGTCGAGCTTGCCGCTGCGCGCCTGCTCGGTGAGGTCGACGGTAAAGCGCTTGAGCGCTTCCTGCTTGCCCAGGGCGCTGGGGGCCATGGCGCCGCTGGCTTCGCCCGGCACGGCGCCGGCATTGAAACCGTCGCTGGCGCTCAGGGCGTTTTCCGGCGAGTCGCCGACGTACTCGTCAAAGCGCTCGCTGAGGGCTTCGACCTTGATCTTGGCAAACTCCGACGACAGGCCGAGCAGGGCATTGCGCAGGCTCGGAGTCTTGAGGATGCCGAGCACCAGGTAACCGGTGCGCACCTGGCTTTCGCCGAACATCAGGCTGCCATACACCCAGCCACGCTCCACCGCCTCTTCGACGTGGGACGACAGGTCGGTGATCGAGGTCGAGCCGCGCGGCAGACGGTCCAGGGCCTCGGTCAGTTCGCGGGCCAGGCGCGCTGGCTCCAGGTTGAACTGGCGAATGATGCGGTGCAGGTCCGAGTCCTGCAGTTGCAGCAACTGATGAAACCAGTGGGCCAGTTCTACATAGGGGTTGCCCCGCAGTTTGCAGAACACCGTAGCGGCCTCGATGGCCTTGTAAGCGACGCTGTTGAGCTTGCCGAACAGCGCGGCGCGACTGATTTCACCCATGTTCCGGACTCCTTGTGGATTGCGATGCGCGCGTCTCGGCGTAGTACCGAGCCAGTGTCAGGTCGCTGGCATCGTGTTGCGGGCGGCCGAGCCAGGTATCGAAACCCAGGCGTCGGCCAGTGTTGAGTTGCAGGGGGGGTATTTCGTCCTGCTGCAGAATCAGTTGCAGGTCCCAGTCCAGCTCGTGCCCCTGGTGCTCGGCGACCCAGGCCACCAGCGCGGCGAAGGCACTGCCATCGGGCAATAGCGACAGGTATTGCTCCAGGCTCAGCGGCCCCAGGCAGATGCGGAACTTGTGCTGGCGGTCCCAGACATGGCTGCCCAGGCACACATCCATGCCCAGCTGATTGGCGCTCGCGCCCAGGCGGCTGCGTTCAGGCAGTTGCAGCCACTGGCCAACGTATTCCTCGATGCTTACCGGCACACCGAAGTAGGCCCCGAGAATGCCGCGCAGGCCATCCGGATAGCGGGTCTGGGCGGCGAGGTGGCCGCTGTAGTGCAACTTGGCGGTATCCGGCAACGGGCCCTGATCACGCAGCGCCGGGGTGCCGCGCCCGCTCAGGGCGGCCAGGCGGGCGGCCCAGTAGTCGTCATCGGGCCGGTCATGGCTGACCGTCGGCCGCGCTTCGGCCCAGGCCCGGTAGAACAGGCTCAACAGACGGTGATGAAAGACATCGAGAAAGCGCTTGCTGGTGCTGTCGGCATTGTTGCGCTGGCGCTCGCGCATGTACTCGGTCAGGTGTAGCGGCAAGGGGCCGTTGGGGCCGCCGAGGCCAAAGAAGAACTGCTCCAGGCGCGCCGGGCCCTGATCACTGGCAGGCGTCAGCGCCGCCAGGGTGGCCGGCGCAAACGCACAGTCGAGCTGCTGGCCAAGGCGCACCGGATCATCGGCCAGGCGCAGCGAATGGCCGAAGCGTGGCAGCTGCGGCGACTCGCATTGCAGCCGGCGCAGGGCCTGGAAGAAATCGTAGTTCCAGGGTTCGGCCTGCATTTCGCTGAGGATGTTCACAGGGTCGGACGGCGTCCGGGCTTGGCTTTCCATCGCATGATCTCGCCGCGTTCGGTGGTACGGAGCACCGTCTCGGTAAAGCTGTTGATCGACACGTAACGTGCCAGGAAGCGCTCGAACACCGCACCGAGCAGGAACACGCCAGTGCCGCGAAAGGCGTTTTCGTCGAATTCCAGGGTGATCTCCAGGCCACGGCCAAAGACGATCGGCCCCGGCATCGGCAGGCGTCGCGTGCAGGCCTTGCTGCTGACCTCGCGCAGGCCGTCGATCTGCAGCTGCAGGGCGGCGTCGTGGCTGTCGCCGTACAGGCGCAGCAACTCGCGCAGGGCGGCGGCGCCCTGGCCTTGCTCGGTCAGCGACAGGTAGTTCAGCGACAACTGGCTGATCAGACGCCAGGCCTTGTTGTCATGGGCATGGCTGGCCCGTGGCCGGCTTGGCCCGGCCAGGCAGCGAATGGCGGCCACCGGCGCGCTGTCGGCCAGGGTGAAATCACTGCGGCCATCGCCGACGTTCATGAACAGCGCCAGGTCGCGATTGGTACACAGGGCACTGACCCCCAGTTGTCGCAGGTCGTGGCGGTAAGGCGCCTGTTGGCCATCGACCAGGCTGATGAAGGTTTCGCTGCCCATGTAGGTCGAGCGGGTACCGTTGCGGCGCTGCTCGCTGGAAAGCATGCGCGGCTCGCGGCGGACGATGTAATAGGCCTGGTCACGGCCGTAGCGCGACGGGTCGCGTACGGCATAGAAGGGCAGGAAAGCCTGGTCGGGGCCGGTGCCGTGGCCGGTAACGCTGCTCAACGAGTGGATCTCGAAATCCGTTGGCCGGGTGCGGTCGGCAATCACATGATGTTCGTTGACCCGGTCATTGAGGTGGATGCGGTCGACCCGGCGCGGGAACAGGTTGATCGCCGGTGTGCAGAAGGGCACGAACTGCTCGGCGCCGACGCTGCCTTCCAGGCTCTGGTCGTAGCGCTCGAACAGCACGATCAGCTCCAGCTCCTGACCATCGCAACGCTTTACTGCGCGATCCAGTTCGGCAAATTCGACGAACAGAAAACGCTGCGGCAGGGCGAAGTACTCCTGCAGCAGGCGGTAACCCTGGAATGCCTGCGGCACCACCGGTAGCGCCGCCTCGCGGTCATCGAAGCCGCAAGGGCGCAGGGCCGAGGTCGGGATGCGCTCGACCCAGTCGCTGCCAGGCTGGCGCGCGAACACC
This portion of the Pseudomonas sp. SORT22 genome encodes:
- the tssF gene encoding type VI secretion system baseplate subunit TssF produces the protein MNPRLLELYNQELQHIRESAAEFSREYPKIAGRLTLSGIDCADPYVERLLEGFAYLTARVQLKLDAEYPTFTHNLLEIAYPHYLAPTPSMTVVQMQADPDEGSLSAGFTLPRGSVLRATLGRDSQTPCEFRSAHPVTLWPLQVAQAEYFGNPAARLGRLAASEPKARAGLRITLRTGADLPFNALDLSSLPLYLNGADELPFRLYEQLLGNACAVFARQPGSDWVERIPTSALRPCGFDDREAALPVVPQAFQGYRLLQEYFALPQRFLFVEFAELDRAVKRCDGQELELIVLFERYDQSLEGSVGAEQFVPFCTPAINLFPRRVDRIHLNDRVNEHHVIADRTRPTDFEIHSLSSVTGHGTGPDQAFLPFYAVRDPSRYGRDQAYYIVRREPRMLSSEQRRNGTRSTYMGSETFISLVDGQQAPYRHDLRQLGVSALCTNRDLALFMNVGDGRSDFTLADSAPVAAIRCLAGPSRPRASHAHDNKAWRLISQLSLNYLSLTEQGQGAAALRELLRLYGDSHDAALQLQIDGLREVSSKACTRRLPMPGPIVFGRGLEITLEFDENAFRGTGVFLLGAVFERFLARYVSINSFTETVLRTTERGEIMRWKAKPGRRPTL
- a CDS encoding type VI secretion system tip protein VgrG; this encodes MLFKQFTRLAQINSPLGPDALILAEMGGGEELGRLFDYELQLTSDNSAIDLNQLLGKPMSLSLQLELGRSRYFHGIVSRCSQSIDRGQFASYRVTLRPWLWLLSKTSDCRIFQNQSIPQIIKQVFRDLGFSDFEDSLSRPYREWEYCVQYRETSFDFVSRLMEQEGIYYYFRHEKDRHVLVLADAYGAHQVVPGYESVPYFPPDGQHRERDHLNDWHLAQEVQSGSLELNDYDFQRPSARIDVRSQMPRPHSAGDYPLYDYPGTYVQSEDGEHYARTRIEALQSLHERIELRGNARGLAAGNLFSMSGFSRQDQNREYLIVGARYYIVQERLETGAGGGNAQFESNLSCIDAQQSFRPLASTLRPQVKGPQTAIVVGPAGEEIWTDQYGRVKVHFYWDRHDQSNENSSCWIRVSQAWAGKNWGSMQIPRIGQEVIVSFLEGDPDRPIITGRVYNAEQTVPYDLPANATQSGMKSRSSKGGTPANFNEIRMEDKKGAEQLYIHAERNQDIEVENDESHWVGHNRNKVVDFSEVATIGEDRIRAVKRDDILLVGSTKTDSISRSYLIEVGENLRLVCGKSVLELNASGQINLTGVQFNFNAQGNAQFNTGGTLDLNIGGAPGATADGQGVKGTIDGAVEAIFPKPKASQ
- the tssH gene encoding type VI secretion system ATPase TssH codes for the protein MGEISRAALFGKLNSVAYKAIEAATVFCKLRGNPYVELAHWFHQLLQLQDSDLHRIIRQFNLEPARLARELTEALDRLPRGSTSITDLSSHVEEAVERGWVYGSLMFGESQVRTGYLVLGILKTPSLRNALLGLSSEFAKIKVEALSERFDEYVGDSPENALSASDGFNAGAVPGEASGAMAPSALGKQEALKRFTVDLTEQARSGKLDPIVGRDEEIRQLVDILMRRRQNNPILTGEAGVGKTAVVEGFALRIVAGDVPPSLKDVELRSLDVGLLQAGASMKGEFEQRLRQVIEDVQASPRPIILFIDEAHTLVGAGGAAGTGDAANLLKPALARGSLRTVAATTWAEYKKHIEKDPALTRRFQVVQVAEPSEDKALLMMRGVASTMEQHHQVQILDEALEASVKLSHRYIPARQLPDKSVSLLDTACARVAISLHAVPAEVDDSRRRIEALQTELQIIAREQAIGIAIGNRQQQSETLLATERERLAELESRWAEEKALVDELLATRAQLRENVGVVDRDTGSEQSHELREKLIELQQRLSALQGETPLILPTVDYQAVASVVADWTGIPVGRMARNELETVLKLDQHLAKRIIGQDHALQMIAKRIQTSRAGLDNPNKPIGVFMLAGTSGVGKTETALALAEAMYGGEQNVITINMSEFQEAHTVSTLKGAPPGYVGYGEGGVLTEAVRRKPYSVVLLDEVEKAHPDVHEIFFQVFDKGVMEDGEGRVIDFKNTLILLTTNAGTELISRVCKDPQNTPEPEAIASALRQPLLEIFPPALLGRLVTIPYYPLSDEMLKAITRLQLERIRKRVQGTHKVAFDYDDEVVDLIVSRCSETESGGRMIDAILTNSLLPDMSREFLTRMLEGKALAGVRISRRDNDLHYHFSDAP
- the tssG gene encoding type VI secretion system baseplate subunit TssG: MESQARTPSDPVNILSEMQAEPWNYDFFQALRRLQCESPQLPRFGHSLRLADDPVRLGQQLDCAFAPATLAALTPASDQGPARLEQFFFGLGGPNGPLPLHLTEYMRERQRNNADSTSKRFLDVFHHRLLSLFYRAWAEARPTVSHDRPDDDYWAARLAALSGRGTPALRDQGPLPDTAKLHYSGHLAAQTRYPDGLRGILGAYFGVPVSIEEYVGQWLQLPERSRLGASANQLGMDVCLGSHVWDRQHKFRICLGPLSLEQYLSLLPDGSAFAALVAWVAEHQGHELDWDLQLILQQDEIPPLQLNTGRRLGFDTWLGRPQHDASDLTLARYYAETRASQSTRSPEHG
- a CDS encoding DcrB-related protein translates to MTYRLNEFQLALPDAEMQDTSINILRFAKLGTSLIISRSLLADGETLQSNFDGQLERLQQQVKDLRFQPRQAVRLGAEQTEEGIELRSQFSKGNEKVFQYQLALVLPGTRKMFALSYVKAQPLGDAEAAHWAAIKQSLNFDTLA